The Chthoniobacterales bacterium genome includes a window with the following:
- a CDS encoding esterase-like activity of phytase family protein has translation MQPHASHIFSASLAAAALLAIQPVSANPSLIAIGTFGNTTDFSTQTNLLENGVDSNNVFGGIGSGLAWAGGTTFVATPDRGPNATTYTGGAAIDNTTSYTGRFETLNLALTNTASGSLPYTLTPTLTGTTLLYSPTALNYGAATPAANDASHYYFNGRSDNFGSTGGSTSANVNNARFDPEAIRVSNDGQSVFIADEYGPYVYKFDRASGQRTATYNLPAGYAIANQNSVGATEISSNTASGRVTNKGMEGLAITPDGTTLIGFMQSPLAQDGGDGGRANRIVTIDIATGTTHEYVYDNFLIDKSKTYNSSEILAINSHEFLVLERDGKGKGDGTTAVVKRLYKIDLTGAVDIGALNAGTGISGEANLLTYAVTKSLFLDLRVALNTGGITDANIPAKLEGATFGLDLSPGIHTLYVGNDNDFVPGVAGPSNIYAFSFSDADLGTTTANGTALSSPTVFQQQAVPEPGTWSAIFLGALTLFGITHRRRL, from the coding sequence ATGCAACCACACGCTTCACACATCTTCTCCGCCAGTCTGGCCGCCGCCGCGCTGCTCGCCATTCAACCCGTCTCCGCCAATCCGAGCCTCATCGCCATCGGCACCTTTGGCAACACCACAGACTTTTCCACGCAGACCAATCTTTTGGAAAATGGCGTGGACAGCAACAACGTCTTCGGCGGCATCGGCTCCGGGCTCGCCTGGGCCGGCGGCACCACCTTCGTCGCCACGCCCGATCGCGGGCCCAATGCCACCACCTACACCGGCGGCGCGGCGATTGATAACACCACCTCCTACACGGGCCGGTTCGAGACGCTGAACCTCGCTCTCACCAACACCGCCTCTGGCAGCCTGCCCTACACCCTCACTCCCACGCTCACCGGCACCACCCTGCTCTACAGCCCGACGGCTCTCAACTACGGTGCCGCCACCCCGGCAGCCAACGACGCCAGCCATTATTACTTCAACGGACGCTCCGACAACTTCGGCAGCACGGGCGGCAGCACCTCGGCCAATGTCAACAACGCCCGCTTCGACCCCGAGGCGATCCGCGTTTCCAACGATGGCCAGAGCGTCTTCATCGCCGACGAATACGGCCCCTACGTCTATAAATTCGACCGCGCCTCCGGCCAGCGCACCGCCACCTACAATCTCCCCGCCGGCTACGCCATCGCCAATCAAAACTCCGTCGGAGCCACCGAGATCAGCAGCAACACCGCCTCTGGCCGCGTGACCAACAAAGGCATGGAAGGCCTCGCCATCACCCCCGACGGCACGACTCTCATCGGATTCATGCAAAGCCCGCTCGCCCAGGACGGCGGCGACGGCGGGCGCGCCAACCGCATTGTCACCATCGACATCGCCACTGGCACCACCCACGAATACGTTTACGACAACTTCCTCATCGACAAGAGCAAGACCTACAACAGCAGCGAAATCCTCGCCATCAACAGCCACGAATTCCTCGTCCTCGAACGCGACGGCAAAGGCAAGGGCGACGGCACCACCGCCGTGGTCAAGCGCCTCTACAAGATCGACCTCACGGGAGCCGTGGACATCGGAGCCCTCAACGCCGGCACCGGCATCAGCGGCGAGGCCAACCTCCTCACCTACGCCGTCACGAAAAGCCTCTTCCTCGACCTCCGGGTCGCGCTCAACACCGGAGGCATCACCGATGCCAACATACCCGCCAAACTCGAGGGAGCCACCTTCGGACTCGACCTCTCACCCGGCATCCACACCCTCTACGTCGGCAACGACAACGACTTCGTCCCCGGCGTGGCAGGGCCCAGCAACATCTACGCCTTCAGCTTCAGCGACGCCGACCTCGGCACCACCACCGCCAACGGCACCGCCCTCAGCAGCCCCACCGTCTTCCAGCAGCAAGCCGTCCCCGAACCCGGCACCTGGAGCGCCATCTTCCTGGGCGCCCTCACCCTCTTCGGCATCACCCACCGCCGCCGCCTGTGA
- a CDS encoding potassium transporter Kup encodes MHHQRSKTLGLSLAALGVVYGDIGTSVLYAFKECLHHGLQTTHEIIGVLSLIIWTLFLLVGMKYLGQIMRADNQGEGGILALLSLTGPKGQPRLGRSGLVIVAVGIGGAALLYGDGVITPAISVLSAVEGLLIATEKLSPFVVPLTLGILVGLFALQYKGTGLIGKFFGPVMLVWFGTLAVSGIIQITNHPSVLHALNPLEGFQFLIHHGKAGLVIMGSVFLVVTGGEALYADMGHFGRKPIAIAWNCLVFPALILNYLGQGALVLTNPAARENPFFFMVPEALLYPLVALATAATIIASQALISGAFSLTMQGIQMGYIPRMEILHTSQEEHGQIYIPKLNIMLAIGCAALVLTFQSSTALASAYGIAVTLTMLSTTFLFYFASQQLWGWHWVRSVIFCALFGSLELVFFAANSLKILHGGWFPLVAGALIFTIMTTWKTGRQILQSRLSPGMPLDDFISSISLAGTLSEENKLHRSHGTAIFLASNPVGTPNALVKNIKHNQVVHTRNIFLTILTDKSRAYVPVEERAEVSDRTEGFWRVVTSFGFMESPHIAEVVRAAKEKGLIIQPERTTFFVGKERIVASGKPGMALWREHLFVFLSKHSENAADFFQLPPDRVYEVSQVVEI; translated from the coding sequence ATGCATCATCAACGCAGCAAAACTCTTGGACTTTCCCTCGCGGCGCTGGGCGTGGTCTATGGCGACATTGGCACGAGCGTGCTCTATGCCTTTAAGGAATGCCTGCATCACGGGTTGCAGACCACTCACGAGATCATTGGCGTGCTCTCGCTCATTATCTGGACGCTGTTTCTCCTCGTGGGCATGAAATATCTCGGCCAGATCATGCGGGCCGATAACCAGGGCGAGGGCGGCATTCTCGCGCTGCTTTCCCTGACGGGTCCAAAGGGCCAGCCGCGCCTCGGCCGCTCCGGCTTGGTGATCGTGGCCGTGGGCATCGGCGGCGCGGCGCTCTTGTATGGCGATGGAGTGATTACCCCCGCGATCTCGGTCTTGTCGGCGGTGGAAGGTTTGCTCATCGCCACGGAGAAACTCAGCCCATTCGTCGTGCCGCTGACGCTGGGGATTCTCGTTGGATTATTCGCGCTCCAATACAAGGGCACGGGGTTGATCGGGAAATTTTTCGGGCCCGTCATGCTGGTCTGGTTCGGCACGTTGGCGGTGTCGGGCATCATTCAAATCACCAATCATCCCTCCGTCCTGCACGCGCTCAATCCGCTGGAGGGTTTCCAGTTTCTGATCCATCACGGCAAGGCCGGATTGGTCATCATGGGCAGCGTTTTCCTCGTCGTCACCGGCGGCGAAGCACTCTATGCCGACATGGGACATTTCGGGCGCAAACCCATCGCCATCGCGTGGAATTGCCTCGTTTTTCCCGCACTCATCCTGAACTACCTCGGGCAGGGCGCACTCGTCCTCACCAACCCTGCGGCGCGGGAAAATCCTTTCTTCTTCATGGTGCCCGAGGCGCTGCTTTATCCGCTTGTCGCCCTGGCCACGGCGGCCACCATCATCGCCTCCCAGGCGCTCATCTCCGGGGCATTCTCCTTGACCATGCAGGGCATTCAGATGGGCTACATCCCGCGGATGGAAATCCTCCACACCTCGCAGGAGGAGCACGGGCAAATCTACATTCCGAAGCTCAACATCATGCTCGCCATCGGGTGCGCGGCGCTCGTTCTCACCTTCCAGAGTTCCACCGCACTGGCCAGCGCCTACGGCATTGCGGTCACCCTGACCATGCTCTCGACCACGTTCCTTTTCTACTTTGCCTCGCAGCAACTCTGGGGCTGGCACTGGGTGCGATCCGTCATTTTCTGCGCCCTCTTCGGCTCGCTGGAGCTGGTTTTCTTCGCGGCAAATTCCTTGAAAATCCTCCACGGCGGCTGGTTTCCGCTCGTCGCTGGCGCTCTCATTTTCACGATCATGACCACTTGGAAAACGGGTCGCCAGATTTTGCAAAGCCGGCTCTCACCTGGCATGCCGCTAGATGATTTTATCTCCTCCATCAGCCTCGCCGGAACGCTCTCCGAGGAGAACAAACTGCATCGCAGCCACGGCACGGCCATCTTTCTCGCGAGCAATCCCGTAGGCACTCCCAATGCCTTGGTGAAGAACATCAAACACAACCAAGTCGTCCACACGCGCAATATTTTCCTCACCATCCTCACCGACAAAAGCCGCGCCTACGTGCCCGTCGAGGAGCGTGCGGAAGTGTCGGATCGCACCGAGGGCTTCTGGCGCGTGGTCACGAGTTTCGGCTTTATGGAGAGCCCGCACATCGCCGAAGTCGTGCGCGCCGCCAAGGAAAAAGGGCTCATCATCCAGCCCGAGCGTACCACGTTCTTCGTGGGCAAAGAGCGCATCGTCGCCTCCGGCAAACCCGGCATGGCGCTCTGGCGCGAGCATCTTTTCGTCTTCTTGAGCAAACACTCCGAGAACGCCGCCGACTTCTTCCAGCTCCCGCCCGACCGCGTTTACGAAGTCAGCCAGGTCGTGGAGATCTGA
- a CDS encoding DEAD/DEAH box helicase: protein MQKKLFTELGLSPELLKAIDKVGYEEASPIQSAAIPVLMTGVDVVGQSQTGSGKTAAFGIPAIEKVDGDLKAPQVLILCPTRELAVQVAEEIARLAQFKRGVRELPIYGGQSYERQFRGLQNGAQIIIGTPGRVMDHLDRKSLRLDQLKMIILDEADRMLDMGFVDDIRTILKQAPVERQTVFFSATLPKPIQDLIRTFTKNPTSVKIESKELTVPQIEQVYYEVDRRSKLEVLCRLIDLQDIKLGIIFCATKMMCDELTDHLVARGYSADKLHGDISQAFRERVMNKFRKRQIEFLVATDVAARGLDVDDIEVVFNYDLPHDGEDYVHRIGRTGRAGRTGRAITFVAGREVYKLQNIQRFTKSQIRREKIPSADEVEVKRVNVFFDTLRETLEGGKYKKHDDLIDRLLSQGHQPTDIASALIHLLNSEQNPEPIFEDRPQRPERGGDRGFSRDDRPQGNFGGGQREYPRYEGARVAPPANRRERREETFSDRPAGGDQFEDRGPSKRRKNMDNAEPLSHEPGMTRVKFNIGRDDGVFPGDFVGVIAGASKIPKENIGAIILQDHATLIDIAESQLTSVLKKLNGIEFKGKKLSVVVSG, encoded by the coding sequence ATGCAGAAGAAATTATTTACGGAACTTGGCCTATCGCCAGAGTTGTTGAAGGCGATCGACAAGGTCGGTTACGAGGAGGCGTCACCCATCCAATCCGCCGCGATTCCGGTGCTCATGACGGGCGTCGATGTGGTCGGCCAGTCACAGACCGGCTCGGGGAAAACCGCCGCGTTTGGCATTCCCGCGATTGAAAAAGTCGATGGCGACCTGAAGGCGCCGCAGGTGCTGATCTTGTGTCCGACGCGCGAACTCGCCGTGCAGGTCGCCGAGGAAATTGCCCGGCTCGCCCAGTTCAAACGCGGCGTGCGCGAACTCCCCATTTACGGCGGCCAATCCTACGAGCGCCAGTTCCGCGGCCTGCAAAACGGCGCGCAAATCATCATCGGCACTCCAGGTCGCGTGATGGATCACCTCGACCGCAAGTCGCTCCGGCTCGACCAGTTAAAAATGATCATCCTCGATGAGGCCGACCGCATGTTGGACATGGGTTTCGTGGATGACATCCGCACGATTTTGAAACAAGCGCCGGTGGAGCGTCAGACGGTTTTCTTTTCCGCCACCCTGCCGAAGCCGATCCAGGACCTCATTCGCACCTTCACGAAGAACCCGACAAGCGTGAAGATCGAGTCGAAGGAACTCACCGTTCCGCAAATCGAGCAGGTCTATTACGAAGTGGATCGCCGCTCGAAGTTGGAAGTCCTCTGCCGCCTGATCGATCTCCAGGACATCAAGCTCGGCATCATTTTCTGCGCGACCAAGATGATGTGCGACGAACTCACCGATCACCTCGTCGCCCGTGGCTATTCCGCCGATAAATTGCACGGCGACATTTCCCAGGCTTTCCGTGAGCGGGTGATGAATAAATTTCGCAAGCGCCAGATCGAGTTTCTCGTGGCGACGGACGTCGCCGCGCGCGGTCTCGACGTGGACGACATCGAAGTCGTCTTCAACTACGATCTGCCGCACGACGGCGAGGATTACGTTCACCGCATCGGACGCACCGGACGCGCCGGGCGCACGGGCCGCGCGATTACGTTTGTGGCCGGCCGCGAAGTTTACAAACTGCAAAACATCCAGCGTTTCACCAAAAGCCAGATCCGCCGGGAAAAAATCCCGTCTGCCGACGAGGTCGAGGTCAAGCGCGTCAACGTCTTCTTCGACACCCTGCGCGAGACCCTCGAAGGCGGCAAATACAAGAAACACGACGATCTCATCGACCGACTCCTGTCCCAAGGGCACCAGCCGACGGACATCGCATCGGCCCTCATTCACTTGCTCAACTCCGAGCAAAACCCTGAGCCCATTTTTGAGGATCGCCCGCAGCGTCCCGAGCGCGGTGGAGATCGCGGCTTTTCCCGAGATGATCGTCCGCAGGGAAACTTCGGCGGCGGCCAGCGCGAATATCCACGTTATGAAGGTGCCCGCGTCGCCCCGCCAGCCAATCGCCGCGAACGCCGCGAAGAAACCTTCAGCGACCGGCCTGCTGGCGGCGATCAATTCGAAGATCGTGGCCCCTCCAAACGCCGCAAAAACATGGACAACGCCGAGCCGCTCTCCCACGAGCCAGGCATGACCCGCGTCAAATTCAACATCGGCCGGGACGACGGCGTCTTCCCCGGCGACTTCGTTGGCGTGATCGCTGGCGCCTCCAAGATCCCAAAGGAAAACATCGGCGCGATCATTCTCCAGGACCACGCGACTTTGATCGATATCGCTGAAAGTCAGCTCACGTCCGTCCTGAAAAAGCTCAACGGCATCGAGTTCAAAGGCAAAAAACTCAGCGTCGTCGTCTCGGGCTAA
- a CDS encoding GDP-L-fucose synthase: MFESVFVAGHRGLVGSAIVRELTAAGYPNLITKTRSELDLTDTKAVRDFYQETKPQAVIIAAAKVGGIKANNDFPVEFLLQNLQIQNNLISAAYDSGVQRLLFLGSSCIYPKFAPQPILESSLLTGPLEPTNEAYAIAKIAGIKLCAAYRKQHGANFTSAMPTNMYGPGDNFDLQSSHVLPALLRKVHEARERGDKSVGIWGSGTPRREFLHNHDLARACRFLLEKSDAPDLINVGYGDDVTIRELAEIICEVVGFTGELEFDVSKPDGTPRKLMDSTLLREQGWMPEINLRDGIASTYHWYLKQGAGDAKGAS; this comes from the coding sequence ATGTTTGAATCTGTCTTTGTAGCGGGTCATCGCGGGCTGGTCGGAAGCGCGATTGTGCGCGAACTCACTGCGGCTGGCTACCCGAATTTGATCACGAAAACGCGATCCGAGTTGGATTTGACTGACACGAAAGCCGTCCGGGATTTCTACCAGGAAACCAAGCCGCAGGCCGTCATCATCGCAGCAGCCAAGGTCGGTGGAATCAAGGCGAACAACGATTTCCCCGTGGAGTTTCTGCTGCAAAACCTGCAGATCCAAAACAACCTCATTTCAGCCGCATACGACTCCGGCGTGCAGCGATTGCTCTTTCTCGGCAGTTCGTGCATTTACCCGAAATTTGCCCCGCAGCCGATCCTGGAATCGTCACTTCTCACCGGTCCGCTAGAGCCGACCAATGAAGCCTACGCCATCGCCAAAATTGCAGGCATCAAACTCTGCGCCGCCTATCGCAAACAACACGGCGCGAACTTCACCAGTGCGATGCCGACTAACATGTATGGCCCCGGCGACAACTTCGACTTGCAGTCGTCTCACGTGCTCCCGGCGCTCCTCCGCAAGGTCCATGAGGCCAGGGAGCGCGGCGACAAAAGCGTTGGCATCTGGGGCAGCGGCACGCCGCGGCGGGAGTTTCTGCACAATCACGACCTCGCCCGCGCCTGCCGGTTTCTGCTGGAAAAATCGGACGCTCCCGACCTGATCAATGTCGGTTACGGCGACGACGTCACCATTCGCGAGCTGGCCGAGATCATCTGCGAAGTCGTGGGGTTTACAGGCGAGTTAGAGTTCGATGTTAGCAAGCCCGACGGCACGCCGCGCAAGCTCATGGACAGCACGCTTCTCCGCGAGCAAGGCTGGATGCCAGAGATCAACCTCCGCGACGGCATCGCCAGCACCTATCACTGGTATCTGAAACAAGGCGCTGGCGACGCTAAAGGCGCATCCTAA
- a CDS encoding bifunctional 3,4-dihydroxy-2-butanone-4-phosphate synthase/GTP cyclohydrolase II, producing MESSFDSIDSVIADIAAGKMIVVTDDADRENEGDLLMAAEKVTAADVNFMAMHARGLICNPITEERAAALGLQRMVAHNREMFRTDFTVSIDAAQGITTGISAQDRAATVRLLVDPSATAESFVQPGHVFPLQARAGGVLRRAGHTEAAVDLAKAAGLQPAGMICEILNDDGSMARLPELLKFKEKHGLKICSIEALIAWRRCREKLIVREQVVQMPTDYGDFQLYLYRSQIDGANHLALVKGPIQTEKPTLVRVHSECLTGDVFGSRRCDCGPQLQAALSQIEAEGNGVLVYMRQEGRGIGLAGKINAYKLQEEGLDTVEANEKLGFSMDLRDYGLGAQILADLGVCRIRLLTNNPKKIVGLEGYGMEIVEQLPIKSVPNPHNEKYLATKKFKMGHLL from the coding sequence ATGGAAAGTTCTTTCGACAGCATAGATTCCGTCATCGCCGACATCGCCGCCGGCAAAATGATCGTCGTGACGGATGACGCGGACCGTGAAAACGAGGGCGACCTGCTGATGGCGGCCGAAAAAGTGACCGCAGCGGATGTCAATTTCATGGCCATGCACGCCCGTGGATTGATCTGCAACCCGATCACCGAGGAACGCGCCGCCGCGCTCGGTTTGCAACGAATGGTGGCGCACAACCGCGAGATGTTTCGCACGGATTTTACCGTTTCCATCGACGCGGCGCAGGGCATCACCACCGGAATCAGCGCACAGGATCGGGCGGCGACGGTGCGGCTGCTGGTCGATCCCTCGGCGACGGCGGAAAGTTTTGTGCAACCCGGCCACGTTTTTCCGCTGCAAGCGCGTGCGGGCGGCGTCCTGCGCCGGGCGGGTCACACCGAGGCGGCGGTCGATCTGGCGAAAGCGGCCGGACTCCAGCCAGCGGGAATGATTTGTGAGATCCTGAACGACGACGGCTCGATGGCGCGCCTGCCGGAACTGCTGAAATTCAAGGAAAAGCACGGGCTGAAAATCTGTAGCATCGAGGCCTTGATCGCCTGGCGCCGCTGCCGCGAAAAGCTGATCGTCCGCGAGCAAGTCGTGCAAATGCCGACCGATTACGGCGACTTCCAACTCTATCTTTACCGTTCGCAAATCGACGGGGCGAATCATCTCGCGCTCGTGAAAGGCCCGATCCAGACCGAGAAACCGACGCTCGTGCGAGTCCACAGCGAATGTCTCACCGGCGACGTGTTTGGCTCGCGCCGTTGCGATTGCGGGCCGCAGCTCCAGGCGGCTTTGAGTCAAATCGAAGCCGAGGGCAACGGCGTCCTCGTTTACATGCGGCAGGAGGGACGCGGCATCGGACTCGCGGGAAAAATCAACGCCTATAAGCTCCAGGAGGAAGGGCTCGACACGGTCGAAGCCAACGAAAAACTCGGCTTTTCCATGGACCTGCGCGATTACGGACTTGGCGCGCAGATTCTCGCCGACCTCGGCGTTTGCCGGATTCGTTTGCTGACCAACAATCCCAAGAAAATCGTCGGACTCGAAGGCTACGGCATGGAAATCGTCGAGCAGCTCCCCATTAAATCCGTTCCAAATCCGCACAACGAAAAGTATTTGGCCACGAAGAAATTCAAGATGGGCCATCTTCTTTAG
- the ribH gene encoding 6,7-dimethyl-8-ribityllumazine synthase, which translates to MSNALPTRPRNLTAKRNFAIVASQYNPKYVQGLVDFTSKELYANIPNAGIALYQVPGAFEIPLLVQELARRGGVDVIIALGVIIEGETGHAGHVAAAVTDALMKISLSARIPIIHEVLSVKSEEQAAKRCLEPEINRGTEAARAAVHIAAVMADLKEKNAI; encoded by the coding sequence ATGTCGAACGCCCTTCCCACACGCCCACGCAATCTGACCGCCAAGCGGAATTTCGCCATTGTGGCCAGTCAGTACAACCCGAAATACGTCCAGGGCTTGGTCGATTTCACCTCGAAGGAACTCTACGCCAACATCCCGAACGCCGGCATCGCGCTGTATCAGGTGCCTGGCGCGTTTGAGATTCCGCTCCTCGTCCAGGAACTCGCCCGGCGCGGCGGAGTGGACGTCATCATCGCGCTCGGAGTCATTATCGAAGGCGAAACGGGGCACGCCGGCCACGTTGCTGCGGCGGTGACCGATGCGTTGATGAAGATTTCCCTGAGCGCGCGCATCCCGATCATTCACGAGGTGCTCTCGGTAAAAAGCGAGGAGCAGGCCGCGAAACGCTGCCTCGAGCCAGAGATCAATCGCGGCACCGAGGCCGCCCGCGCCGCTGTTCACATCGCCGCCGTCATGGCCGACCTCAAGGAAAAAAACGCCATTTAG
- the nusB gene encoding transcription antitermination factor NusB: protein MGKRRDGREAAVQYLYHHDLNSGENAGTPEDFWELRPAKPNVREFAMQLVAGVQEHAPEIDRRISRYAENYQLGRMLAVDRNILRLAIYEMNFAKDVPPVVAINEAIEIAKKFGADESSRFINGILDRAKQDVARPLRTVN from the coding sequence ATGGGAAAACGCCGCGATGGACGCGAAGCCGCCGTCCAATATCTTTATCATCACGACCTGAATTCAGGCGAAAACGCGGGCACTCCCGAGGACTTTTGGGAACTCCGCCCGGCCAAGCCGAATGTGCGGGAGTTTGCCATGCAACTCGTCGCCGGAGTGCAAGAGCATGCACCGGAAATCGACCGCCGCATCTCGCGCTACGCGGAAAATTATCAACTCGGCCGCATGTTGGCCGTGGATCGCAACATTCTGCGGCTGGCCATTTACGAGATGAATTTCGCAAAGGACGTGCCACCGGTTGTGGCGATCAATGAGGCCATCGAGATTGCGAAAAAATTCGGAGCCGACGAGTCGAGCCGCTTCATCAACGGCATTCTCGACCGGGCGAAACAGGACGTGGCGCGCCCCCTACGCACAGTGAACTGA
- the ftsY gene encoding signal recognition particle-docking protein FtsY: MAFGFFKNLVQKFAGKPVDWDELEETLIRADLGVPMTLKIVAELQTREKITANDIAEVTREQIEKILPYYTQPLRPFPDRPKVILIAGVNGTGKTTSTAKLAHFLKAQRHSVILVAADTFRAAAIEQLGIWASRIGVEMIQGQYNADPAALCHDAWQAAKSRNIEFVICDTAGRLHTKHNLMQELDKVKRILARLDPEAPHECWLVVDATTGGNALQQAKEFNQILGLTGVIVTKLDGSGKGGVLVAIQNELGIPAKFIGTGEKLEDLSAFDAREFVEKIL, from the coding sequence ATGGCTTTCGGTTTTTTTAAGAACCTGGTCCAGAAATTCGCCGGCAAACCGGTCGATTGGGATGAGTTGGAGGAAACGCTGATCCGCGCCGATCTCGGGGTGCCGATGACGCTGAAAATTGTCGCCGAATTGCAGACGCGCGAGAAAATTACCGCCAACGATATCGCCGAAGTCACGCGCGAGCAGATCGAAAAAATCCTCCCGTATTACACTCAGCCGCTGCGACCGTTTCCGGATCGTCCGAAAGTCATCCTCATCGCGGGCGTCAACGGCACTGGCAAAACCACTAGTACAGCCAAGCTCGCCCATTTTCTGAAGGCCCAGCGCCACAGCGTCATCCTCGTCGCAGCGGATACGTTTCGCGCCGCCGCCATCGAGCAACTCGGCATCTGGGCCAGCCGCATCGGCGTGGAAATGATCCAGGGCCAGTATAACGCCGATCCCGCTGCGCTTTGCCATGACGCCTGGCAAGCGGCGAAAAGCCGCAACATCGAGTTTGTCATCTGCGACACCGCTGGTCGCCTACACACGAAGCACAACCTGATGCAGGAACTCGACAAGGTGAAACGCATCCTCGCCCGGCTCGACCCCGAGGCGCCGCACGAATGCTGGCTCGTGGTCGATGCCACCACCGGCGGCAACGCCTTGCAGCAGGCGAAGGAATTCAACCAAATCCTCGGCCTCACCGGCGTGATTGTAACCAAGCTCGACGGCAGCGGCAAAGGCGGTGTTCTCGTGGCCATTCAAAACGAACTCGGCATCCCGGCCAAATTCATCGGCACTGGCGAAAAACTGGAAGACCTCTCTGCATTCGACGCCCGAGAGTTCGTCGAAAAAATCCTCTAA
- a CDS encoding PIN domain-containing protein, protein MIHLDTNLLIDLVTVGSPHVAVIENWLNNGEKLGTSAIAWSEFCNGPHTKQQKDSVFAVLNREVCDFTWQQAEQASRLFHYTGRRRGSHADCMIAACAILKNVPVATRNVEDFKKFVPHRLQLLPIETLD, encoded by the coding sequence ATGATTCACCTCGATACGAATCTGCTGATCGACCTTGTTACCGTTGGTTCGCCGCACGTGGCGGTCATTGAAAATTGGCTCAATAATGGAGAAAAATTGGGCACCTCGGCGATTGCCTGGTCGGAATTTTGCAATGGGCCGCATACCAAGCAACAGAAGGACTCCGTGTTCGCCGTCCTGAATCGAGAAGTCTGCGATTTTACCTGGCAACAGGCGGAGCAGGCATCACGGCTGTTTCATTACACTGGACGCCGCCGCGGGTCTCATGCGGATTGCATGATTGCGGCCTGTGCGATTCTGAAAAACGTGCCGGTTGCCACTCGCAACGTCGAGGATTTTAAGAAATTCGTGCCGCATCGCTTGCAGCTTCTGCCAATCGAGACGCTGGACTAA